The following is a genomic window from Nicotiana tabacum cultivar K326 chromosome 3, ASM71507v2, whole genome shotgun sequence.
ACCACCCCCTTGCCCCCTCACCTCCATGGCAGCTGCTGCTTCACTCATcttcgtccaaacgaccaccctcccatggctgccttcttcttcttctctgtcCCCATCGTCCCTACGTCAAGCagcgctgctgctgctgctgcttcactCATCGTCGTTCATCTTCTCCAACCAACCCCCCTGCATCTCCAGCTCCAAACGACCtcacatccatggctgcccttctgcatcttcttcaccCATCGTCCtccaaacgtccaccctccatgaCTGCCCTCCCGTCTTCATCTTCCCCAAACGACCCCATCTCTTCTTTCTAATATTTTCCTTTAGGGTTTATCCTCTTCTCTCGTCTCTCAGTGTAGTAAAGTGGCTGCAAAAGTAGAATACAGTTGCTTCATCGGTGGGCTCACATAGGCTACCACCGATAGAACCTTAGCTGATACTTTCGGTACATACGGCGAAGTTCTCGACTCGAAGATCATTAATGACAGAGAAACTGGCAGATCTAGAGGATTTGGCTTTGTTACCTTTAAGGATGAGAAATGCATGAGGGATGCAATCGAAGGGATGAACGGTCAGGAACTTGACGACCGTAACATTACCGTTAACGAAGCTCAGGCTCGTGGAAGTGGAGGCGGCGGTGGTGGTTACGGAGGTGGCTGACGTGAAGGAGGAGGATGCTGCAAGTTCTGAAGCAATTGAAGGTAACAAGCTGCGTGTTTTCATGATCGAACGTAGTGAGCAGCAGTACAAGTTCATGAATTTATAGTTCTTCTTGCTTGTTTTAATTATCTTGCCTCGTTCTAGTTTCTGTTTTTGTCTTGGTtatgttatgttgtttctttccttgtCGTTGTTCATCATTTCTTGCATATAAAATCAGTTTGTTTTCATCCAGTATGTTGACAGCGTTCATTTGTTTCTTGTTTAGGTTTAAtctagaagtgtgttagtttaatcactgaatctttattttgatgatatttggtcCGAATTAAGTTTCAAGCTTAAATTGTGATTTGAGTTTGATGAATCATAATGTCAttgattgggagttagtttcatgtgtttaaaTCAGTCATTTGTTAGGATTTCTCAATtaaaattggttatagctgctaaagtttggttaattgacttaggaggattggatatagttgatggggtagaatggtaaatttcagtattttcaggggcattttcgggattttgagtcttaaaaatgattaatttgagtgctccgtccactagacattaataatattaaaataatacctagtgggggacaagacatatgatggtgggaattaatacattgtttaatacatggtgggggacaagacatgtggtagtgggCAATAatgcattgtttaatatagtgggggacaaggcatgcaagtgtggggaacaaaacataatggtatgaaatgatttaaaagggattgattaaaatatgttgctcatacctgttttgggttataaatagggtcatttcAAGATCAAAAGGGAGAGTTTttttttagagagaggagaggggGATTTTCTGAAAAATCTGGAGAGGATAGGTTTTACACAGTACAGATTTTACACAGAGGGGGTTGGTTTTAAAGGAAGAAAATTGTTTCTCTTCCAATTTTTCTTagagtctaggctggatttttaacatttaaaagttcggtaatttgagagtaaaaaaCAGGCTGATTATTTCTGGGTTTTCACTGAGGTTTTAAGTGGTTGCTGAGTTTGTTATTTCTGGTCTGCCTTGGTTGGTGTGGGTGCTGTTTCATTGAGTGTGCTGGAACCCTGTTGGTTTTGGTGTTCTGTTTACTGGTTGTTGTTGGCTATTACTGTTGTTGACCGCTcattcatcttcttgtatttccgttatccaggtacatgttctacagctctcaaatttaaaggaaaggaagtaaagagttgttggaatggatttctgaaaataactgtttctttgtgtttaatttgatgtataagcagtatttcatttgatatttcctagtatgtattggaatgattttgaaatgcataaaccggactgattgaatctatttctacaaacatggaatatcaattgtaattaatctcagttggtgattactagttatggaatatactgtatttaattcttttgttCAGTAGTTGTGAAACAGCTTCAAATAGTTTATGTCACAAAACTGGTTCAAATAATTTATGAAAAATCAGCACGttggtttaataggtctaattctgaaatcgcgagttcacttgagtaaataacatcaatttaaatagcaatgtaactaatgttagttctcgaatgttagtgattaatgttagcttgatgtcagttttaagcattgatgcatttttTAACAAACCGTAAAAAGAGtaaaaaatggctttgtattccATATAGATTAACTCCAATAACCCAATTCATATAATAAAGCTAAGGTTGAATTTTGTAGAAATGGTAGCTGGTTTGTTAA
Proteins encoded in this region:
- the LOC107785345 gene encoding glycine-rich RNA-binding protein 8-like, coding for MPGDMEFENPLGSLLTEDNDVEIGEGSTNFDEQICGYMSSLAIEKATTDRTLADTFGTYGEVLDSKIINDRETGRSRGFGFVTFKDEKCMRDAIEGMNGQELDDRNITVNEAQARGSGGGGGGYGGG